One genomic window of Polyangium aurulentum includes the following:
- the treZ gene encoding malto-oligosyltrehalose trehalohydrolase, whose product MDNQSAISPLGASFQDGGIRLRIWAPDHDRAEVVLFEEDGKTERGRTAMAAEDGGFFSARLPAPAAGARVLYKFAVGGGGPFPDPFSRAQPFGVHGPSEVVRMDFPWTDGEWKGIAPEDLVIYEVHVGTATQEGTFEALITRLPELRALGITAIELMPLASFPGRWNWGYDGVALYAPQVSYGGPEGLMRLVDAAHREGLAVIIDAVYNHLGPDGNYLRCYTGRYFTDRYSTPWGEGINVDGEGARPVRELLAGSAEMWIRDYHADGLRLDATHEIRDASEPHILREISERARQAAGGRRIVVIAEDERNEVRLVRPVSENGIGLDGVWADDFHHHMRRAFAGDKDGYFEDFTGTTEDIARTLNAGWFYAGQPTVRSGKPRGTPPQQAHPASFVHCIQNHDQVGNRAFGDRLGGGVSPEAFRTMSAILLFSPYTPLLFMGQEWNASTPFLYFTDHNAELGRLVTEGRRREFQAFASFQGAEIPDPQAEETFLRSKLQYEEIDKPEHGGVRALYHDLLRLRADHPAMRARERGSFEARAVGDHGLVLVRRGGGKELALWVCLRGELRQSVGDSLAWQIVIATDERRYGGGGAEGVREGLVNGEVRLDGPAAVVIEREG is encoded by the coding sequence ATGGATAACCAATCGGCTATTTCTCCGCTCGGGGCGTCGTTCCAGGACGGCGGGATCCGCCTGCGCATCTGGGCGCCCGATCACGACCGCGCCGAGGTCGTTCTCTTCGAGGAGGACGGCAAGACCGAGCGCGGCAGGACGGCGATGGCGGCCGAGGACGGCGGCTTTTTCAGCGCTCGGCTCCCGGCGCCCGCGGCGGGCGCGCGGGTGCTCTACAAATTCGCCGTGGGGGGCGGGGGCCCGTTCCCGGATCCATTCTCGCGCGCGCAGCCCTTCGGCGTCCACGGCCCGTCCGAGGTCGTGCGCATGGATTTTCCGTGGACCGACGGCGAATGGAAGGGGATCGCGCCCGAGGATCTCGTCATTTACGAGGTCCACGTGGGCACGGCGACGCAGGAGGGCACCTTCGAGGCCTTGATTACGCGGCTGCCCGAGCTGCGCGCGCTCGGAATCACGGCGATCGAGCTGATGCCGCTGGCGAGCTTCCCCGGAAGGTGGAACTGGGGCTACGACGGCGTCGCGCTCTATGCCCCGCAGGTCTCGTACGGCGGGCCCGAGGGGCTCATGCGCCTCGTCGACGCGGCCCATCGCGAGGGGCTCGCGGTGATCATCGACGCGGTGTACAACCACCTCGGCCCGGACGGCAATTACCTCCGCTGTTATACCGGGCGCTATTTCACCGATCGATACTCGACGCCCTGGGGCGAGGGGATCAACGTCGACGGCGAGGGCGCGCGCCCGGTGCGCGAGCTGCTCGCGGGGAGCGCGGAGATGTGGATCCGCGATTATCACGCCGACGGCCTGCGCCTCGACGCGACGCACGAGATCCGCGACGCGAGCGAGCCGCACATCCTGCGTGAGATCTCCGAGCGCGCCCGGCAGGCTGCCGGAGGGCGGCGCATCGTGGTCATCGCCGAGGACGAGCGCAACGAGGTGCGCCTGGTCCGTCCGGTCTCCGAGAACGGCATCGGGCTCGACGGGGTCTGGGCCGACGATTTCCACCACCACATGCGTCGCGCGTTCGCCGGCGACAAGGACGGCTATTTCGAGGATTTCACCGGCACGACCGAGGACATCGCGCGGACCTTGAACGCGGGCTGGTTCTACGCGGGTCAGCCGACCGTGCGGAGCGGCAAGCCGCGGGGAACGCCGCCTCAGCAGGCCCATCCCGCGAGCTTCGTCCATTGCATCCAGAATCACGACCAGGTCGGCAACCGGGCGTTCGGCGACCGGCTCGGCGGGGGCGTGAGCCCGGAGGCATTCCGGACGATGAGCGCGATCCTCCTGTTTTCGCCCTACACGCCGCTCCTCTTCATGGGGCAGGAGTGGAATGCGAGCACGCCGTTCCTCTATTTCACGGACCACAACGCCGAGCTGGGTCGCCTGGTGACCGAGGGCCGGCGTCGCGAGTTCCAGGCGTTCGCCTCGTTCCAGGGCGCCGAGATCCCCGATCCGCAGGCGGAGGAGACGTTCTTGCGCTCGAAGCTCCAGTACGAGGAGATCGACAAACCCGAGCACGGGGGCGTGCGGGCGCTCTATCACGATCTGCTGCGGCTGCGCGCGGATCACCCGGCCATGCGCGCGCGCGAGCGGGGCTCGTTCGAGGCGCGGGCGGTGGGCGACCATGGGCTCGTCCTCGTGCGGCGCGGCGGGGGCAAGGAGCTCGCGCTCTGGGTGTGCCTGCGCGGAGAGCTGCGCCAGTCGGTCGGTGATTCGCTGGCGTGGCAGATCGTCATTGCGACGGACGAGCGGCGCTATGGGGGCGGGGGCGCAGAGGGCGTGCGCGAGGGCCTCGTCAATGGCGAGGTGCGGCTCGACGGGCCGGCCGCGGTGGTGATCGAGCGGGAGGGTTGA
- a CDS encoding STAS domain-containing protein, producing MTKITAHELFRAPELPADAVLSGDELVSAFWQLKKMQRESQQQQSFWKSVNDSLSDAYKKLASFQEELKTSREQLREANEQLERKVQERTAALAEARELSESIVSSISDVLLVVDRQGVVTRANREAAELLGEEESALEGRAIDSILLPAPDGDAALPVDWLDIVLREGELHNREVILASAVRDPIPVVVSAARIESPRKEVQGVVCIAKDMREQRRVEAELRDKLAQIEEQQQTIRALFTPVIQVWSKILVLPIVGSVDAARATEMMDALLQAVVDTQSEFVILDLTGVKGVDAETADHLLKMHRAANLLGTRCLLSGLSPDISRMLITLDIDLRDLVSFGKLQAALQHALGLMGELSGGRGRAH from the coding sequence ATGACCAAGATTACCGCGCACGAGCTCTTCCGGGCGCCGGAGCTGCCTGCGGATGCCGTCCTCTCGGGCGACGAGCTGGTCAGCGCGTTCTGGCAGCTCAAGAAGATGCAGCGGGAGTCCCAGCAGCAGCAGTCCTTCTGGAAATCCGTCAATGACTCGCTCTCGGACGCGTACAAGAAGCTCGCGTCGTTCCAGGAAGAGCTGAAGACCTCGCGGGAGCAGCTCCGGGAAGCCAACGAGCAGCTCGAGCGCAAGGTGCAAGAGAGGACGGCCGCGCTCGCCGAGGCCCGCGAGCTGTCCGAAAGCATCGTGAGCAGCATCTCCGACGTCCTGCTCGTGGTGGACCGTCAAGGCGTTGTCACGCGGGCCAACCGCGAGGCGGCCGAGCTGCTCGGGGAGGAGGAGAGCGCGCTCGAGGGGCGGGCGATCGACAGCATCCTCTTGCCCGCGCCCGACGGCGACGCGGCGCTGCCCGTCGATTGGCTCGATATCGTATTGCGCGAGGGCGAGCTGCACAACCGCGAGGTGATCCTCGCCTCGGCCGTGCGCGATCCCATTCCCGTGGTGGTGAGCGCCGCCCGCATCGAGAGCCCTCGGAAAGAGGTGCAGGGCGTCGTCTGCATCGCCAAGGACATGAGGGAGCAGCGGCGGGTGGAGGCGGAGCTGCGCGACAAGCTCGCGCAGATCGAGGAGCAGCAGCAGACGATCCGCGCGCTCTTCACGCCCGTCATCCAGGTCTGGAGCAAGATCCTCGTATTGCCCATCGTGGGCAGCGTCGACGCGGCGCGGGCGACGGAGATGATGGACGCGCTGCTCCAGGCCGTCGTCGATACGCAGAGCGAGTTCGTGATCCTCGACCTCACGGGCGTCAAGGGCGTGGACGCCGAGACGGCCGATCACCTCCTCAAGATGCACCGCGCGGCGAATCTGCTCGGGACCCGGTGCCTACTTTCGGGGCTGTCTCCGGACATCTCGCGAATGCTCATCACGCTCGACATCGACCTGCGCGATCTCGTGTCCTTCGGCAAGCTCCAGGCTGCGCTCCAGCACGCGCTCGGCCTGATGGGCGAGCTGTCCGGCGGACGCGGGCGCGCTCATTGA
- the glgX gene encoding glycogen debranching protein GlgX → MPARIWPGREFPLGSFYDGFGVNFAVYSENGEQVELCLFDNPDDKTERERIVLPERTAHVYHGYVPALRPGQLYGYRVHGPYDPERGLRFNPNKLLCDPYSQAIANEVDWRAPMFPYKLGHPDLDFAMCSEDNAWGAPKSVVIDNVFDWENDRNPRTPWRETVIYEAHVKGFTMRHPDVPEAIRGTYAALASEPVIAYLKKLGVTAVELLPVHEIIDDKILVDKGLRNYWGYNTLSFFAPAGRYSSMGRRGEQVAEFKRMVKTLHQAGIEVILDVVYNHTAEGNHLGPMLCYEGIDNPTYYRLVAGQPRYYMDYTGTGNSLNMRHPQTLKLVMDSLRYWVQEMHVDGFRFDLASTLARELHDVDRLSAFFDIIHQDPILSRVKLIAEPWDVGEGGYQVGNFPVLWTEWNGRYRDAVRKYWKGDAAVTAELGFRLTGSSDLYEGGGRRPTASINFITAHDGFTLNDLVSYNGKHNEANGENNNDGANDNESWNHGVEGPTDDAAIIALRERQMRNFMTTLMISQGVPMICGGDEIQRTQGGNNNGYCQDNEISWHNWDLGDRQHAMLEFVRRLVAFRNAQPVLRRKKWFSGGYIRGSEMKDIVWFRPDGQEMTGEDWQNPHAKALQMFLNGDAIPSTDAQGDPIVGDTLLVLCNSHYEAMTFVLPALEWGERWEVVIDTRTAEPPEIGLSAQASEQYKLESRSMAVLRLCPKEDASKPKSLV, encoded by the coding sequence ATGCCTGCACGTATCTGGCCCGGTCGCGAGTTCCCCCTAGGATCCTTCTACGACGGCTTCGGCGTCAATTTCGCGGTGTACTCCGAGAACGGAGAGCAGGTCGAGCTCTGCCTCTTCGACAACCCCGACGACAAGACGGAGCGCGAGCGCATCGTCCTGCCCGAGCGCACGGCGCACGTCTACCATGGGTACGTGCCCGCGCTCCGTCCGGGGCAGCTCTACGGCTACCGCGTTCATGGCCCGTACGACCCGGAGCGGGGGCTGCGGTTCAATCCGAACAAGCTCCTCTGCGATCCATACTCGCAGGCCATTGCCAATGAGGTCGACTGGCGGGCGCCCATGTTCCCGTACAAGCTCGGCCACCCGGATCTCGATTTCGCGATGTGCAGCGAGGACAACGCCTGGGGCGCGCCGAAATCGGTCGTCATCGACAACGTATTCGACTGGGAGAACGACAGAAACCCGCGCACGCCGTGGCGCGAGACGGTGATCTACGAGGCCCACGTCAAGGGCTTCACCATGCGCCACCCCGACGTCCCCGAGGCGATTCGCGGCACGTACGCGGCCCTCGCCTCCGAGCCCGTCATCGCCTACCTGAAGAAGCTCGGCGTGACCGCGGTCGAGCTCCTCCCGGTCCACGAGATCATCGACGACAAGATCCTCGTCGACAAGGGGCTGCGCAATTACTGGGGGTACAACACGCTCTCGTTCTTCGCCCCCGCCGGGCGATACTCGTCCATGGGCCGGCGCGGCGAGCAGGTCGCCGAGTTCAAGCGGATGGTGAAGACCCTGCACCAGGCAGGGATCGAGGTGATCCTCGACGTCGTCTACAACCACACCGCCGAGGGCAACCACCTCGGGCCGATGCTCTGCTACGAGGGAATCGACAATCCCACCTATTATCGTCTCGTCGCCGGGCAGCCTCGTTATTACATGGATTATACCGGCACCGGCAACTCGCTCAACATGCGCCACCCGCAGACGCTCAAGCTCGTCATGGATAGCTTGCGCTACTGGGTGCAGGAGATGCACGTCGACGGGTTCCGCTTCGACCTCGCCTCCACGCTCGCGCGCGAGCTGCACGACGTCGACCGGCTGAGCGCGTTCTTCGACATCATCCACCAGGACCCGATCCTGTCGCGCGTCAAGCTCATCGCCGAGCCCTGGGACGTCGGCGAGGGCGGCTATCAGGTGGGCAATTTCCCCGTCCTGTGGACCGAATGGAACGGCCGCTACCGCGACGCCGTCCGCAAGTACTGGAAGGGCGACGCCGCCGTCACCGCCGAGCTCGGCTTCAGGCTCACCGGATCCTCCGACCTTTACGAGGGCGGCGGGCGCAGGCCCACGGCCAGCATCAATTTCATCACGGCCCACGACGGCTTCACGCTGAACGACCTCGTCAGCTACAACGGAAAGCACAACGAGGCGAACGGCGAGAACAACAACGACGGCGCCAACGACAACGAGAGCTGGAACCACGGCGTCGAGGGGCCGACCGACGACGCGGCGATCATCGCATTGCGCGAGCGGCAGATGCGCAATTTCATGACCACGCTCATGATCTCGCAGGGCGTGCCGATGATCTGCGGCGGCGACGAGATCCAGCGGACCCAGGGGGGCAACAACAACGGATACTGCCAGGACAACGAGATCTCCTGGCACAACTGGGATCTCGGCGATCGGCAGCACGCGATGCTCGAGTTCGTGCGGCGCCTCGTCGCCTTCCGGAACGCGCAGCCGGTCTTGCGCCGCAAGAAGTGGTTCTCGGGCGGCTACATCCGCGGCAGCGAGATGAAGGACATCGTCTGGTTCCGGCCCGACGGCCAGGAGATGACGGGCGAGGACTGGCAAAACCCGCACGCAAAAGCGCTGCAGATGTTCCTGAACGGCGACGCCATCCCCTCGACCGACGCGCAGGGCGATCCGATCGTCGGCGACACGCTCCTCGTTCTTTGCAATTCCCATTATGAGGCCATGACGTTCGTGCTGCCGGCGCTCGAGTGGGGCGAGCGCTGGGAGGTGGTCATCGACACCCGCACGGCCGAGCCGCCCGAGATTGGTTTGTCGGCGCAGGCGAGCGAGCAATACAAGCTCGAGTCGCGCTCGATGGCGGTCCTGCGCCTCTGTCCGAAGGAAGACGCCTCCAAGCCGAAGAGCCTGGTCTGA
- a CDS encoding CDP-alcohol phosphatidyltransferase family protein: protein MPPLRYFVPNGFTALSLLLGLGSVVKSAEGDFRIAAWMILWGVLLDKLDGSAARLLNATSKFGVEFDSFADFVVFGIAPAALLYFRLLATGDYVGWERTAIMIVSGVYALCLAIRLARFNVMTEGGESVFFGLPGTLLGATIGSGYLTWDKYHLDAGLLHYAPGVLITGALLMISTVRLPKLKLRKNKAMNALTIVNVGAVYVFGPLMLFPEYLFGCALLYAVGGVLYCLIRPEAPSQPEQQPASSPSPAGEAAPEQERLVA, encoded by the coding sequence GTGCCCCCGCTTCGATACTTCGTGCCCAATGGGTTTACCGCGCTCTCGCTCCTGCTCGGCCTCGGATCGGTCGTGAAGAGCGCCGAGGGCGATTTCCGCATCGCCGCGTGGATGATCCTCTGGGGCGTGCTGCTCGACAAGCTCGACGGCAGCGCCGCGCGCCTGCTCAACGCCACGAGCAAGTTCGGGGTGGAGTTCGACTCCTTTGCCGACTTCGTCGTCTTCGGCATCGCACCGGCGGCGCTCCTGTACTTCCGCCTCCTCGCGACGGGCGACTATGTCGGCTGGGAGCGCACCGCGATCATGATCGTGTCGGGCGTCTACGCGCTCTGCCTCGCAATCCGGCTCGCGCGCTTCAACGTGATGACGGAGGGCGGCGAGTCGGTCTTCTTCGGCCTGCCCGGCACGCTGCTCGGCGCGACCATCGGCTCGGGTTACCTCACCTGGGACAAATACCACCTCGACGCCGGGCTCTTGCATTATGCGCCGGGGGTGCTCATCACCGGCGCCCTGCTCATGATCAGCACGGTGCGCCTGCCGAAGCTCAAGCTGCGCAAGAACAAGGCGATGAACGCGCTGACGATCGTGAACGTCGGCGCGGTCTACGTCTTCGGCCCGCTCATGCTCTTCCCCGAGTATCTCTTCGGCTGCGCGCTCCTCTATGCGGTGGGCGGCGTGCTCTATTGCCTCATCCGCCCCGAAGCGCCCTCGCAGCCCGAGCAGCAGCCCGCTTCCTCGCCGTCCCCCGCGGGCGAGGCCGCCCCCGAGCAGGAGCGCCTGGTCGCTTGA
- a CDS encoding response regulator: protein MANILLVEDNEMNRDMLSRRLARRGYHVSVAVDGQTGLRMALDDVPDLILMDVTLPDVDGLEITRRLKSDERTRRVPIIVLTARAMASDREEAFAAGSDDYDVKPVEMDRLLGKMRALLPKEPS, encoded by the coding sequence ATGGCGAACATCCTGCTCGTGGAGGACAACGAAATGAACCGCGACATGCTGTCGCGGCGCCTCGCGCGTCGAGGCTACCACGTGTCCGTGGCCGTCGACGGCCAGACCGGCCTGCGCATGGCGCTCGACGACGTGCCCGACCTCATTTTGATGGACGTCACGCTGCCCGACGTCGACGGCCTCGAGATCACCCGGCGGCTCAAATCCGACGAGCGGACGCGCCGGGTGCCCATCATCGTGCTCACCGCCCGCGCGATGGCGAGCGACCGCGAGGAGGCATTCGCGGCCGGCAGCGACGATTACGACGTCAAACCCGTCGAGATGGACCGCCTGCTCGGCAAGATGCGCGCGCTCTTACCCAAGGAGCCATCATGA
- a CDS encoding type II toxin-antitoxin system RelE/ParE family toxin yields the protein MTLPVIFHALAERELNDAAAYYYAQERPGLGGAFLAEVERVVRLIAEKPMAGTAAREDIRRWRLRRFPYEVIYRIRADHIRILAIAAHKRRPSYWLGRR from the coding sequence ATGACCCTGCCGGTCATCTTTCACGCGCTCGCCGAGCGCGAGCTGAACGATGCCGCCGCGTACTACTACGCACAAGAACGACCGGGCCTGGGCGGAGCCTTCCTCGCCGAAGTGGAGCGAGTCGTCCGTTTGATTGCCGAGAAGCCCATGGCTGGCACGGCCGCTCGCGAGGACATCCGCCGATGGCGCCTCAGACGATTCCCTTATGAAGTGATATACAGGATTCGTGCGGACCATATCCGCATCCTGGCCATCGCAGCGCATAAACGACGGCCGTCCTACTGGCTCGGGCGCAGGTGA
- the treY gene encoding malto-oligosyltrehalose synthase: MSDMNPKENAPAADEPHSEGIYEGIVRGARVPRATYRVQLNHTFTFGAARDLVEYIDALGASDLYASPFFKARPGSMHGYDLIDHNALNPEIGTAEDLDALHERLSARGMGLLLDFVPNHMGVHTPENGWWMDVLENGPSSLYAPFFDIDWHPLKTELESRVLLPVLGEHYGKVLENGDLTIDFDRGHGAFLVRYYGNPLPINPRTYPLVLEPMLPSLVEKLGEEHDAVLELQSIITGLGHLPPRWETQRAKVIERRREKEILKRRLATLVADTPDVARAIDERIKVMNGQKGNPRSFDALHTLLEDQAYRLSFWRVAAEEINYRRFFDINELAAIRMENPAVFEEAHRLLFKLLDEGKVTGLRIDHPDGLWDPASYFFRLQRTYFRHRVERALQEKNPGEQSPEAIASAASILLCRLDREVAERPLDPPRPLYIAVEKILSRNEELPLDWAVQGTSGYEFATLVGALFVDRTSERQITSTYRTFTGLEQDFKTLIYQKKKVILESSLASELNVLASYLNRISERDRHTRDFTLGALTDALREVIACFPVYRSYTHEGTTDMAPRDAAAILAALRAARRRNPTTDVSIYYFLGEILLLERSSEMSEEDYKTRREFVMRFQQLTGPVTAKGIEDTAFYVYNRLVSLNEVGGEPERFGIDVEEFHKGNAIRMEHWPHSMLATSTHDTKRSEDVRSRISVISELPGEWDKTLRSLADAAEPFRSKLEEHTAPDCNEEYLYYQTLLGTWPFDAESASPEYVERMVEYMRKATKEAKVNTSWINADPTYDAAMEQFVRKTLDPGPEAKAFREALLPLARTIAYHGMWGALSQTLLKLTAPGAPDIYQGNELWDFSLVDPDNRRPVDYALRRRMLAEITERRRGGDAGLARALIEGASDGRIKLFVTMVALEARRDWPDLFGQGAYLPIAVTGGNRELVVAFARRHGDRELLVVAPRFSARLSAGRREPPVGAIWGDTSLKLEEGGGAEYKNLFTGEKVTASGLSLPLSRVLADFPVALLAR, encoded by the coding sequence ATGAGCGACATGAATCCGAAAGAGAATGCACCCGCGGCGGACGAGCCCCACTCCGAGGGCATCTACGAGGGGATCGTGCGCGGCGCGCGGGTGCCGCGGGCGACCTACCGCGTGCAGCTCAACCACACGTTCACCTTCGGGGCGGCGCGCGACCTCGTCGAATACATCGACGCGCTCGGGGCGAGCGACCTGTACGCCTCGCCCTTCTTCAAGGCGCGGCCGGGCAGCATGCACGGCTACGACCTCATCGACCACAACGCGCTGAACCCCGAGATCGGCACGGCCGAGGATCTCGACGCGCTGCACGAGCGCCTCTCCGCCCGCGGGATGGGGCTGCTCCTCGATTTCGTGCCCAATCACATGGGCGTCCACACGCCGGAGAACGGCTGGTGGATGGACGTGCTCGAGAACGGGCCGAGCTCGCTCTACGCGCCCTTCTTCGACATCGACTGGCACCCGCTCAAGACCGAGCTCGAGTCGCGCGTGCTCCTGCCGGTCCTGGGCGAGCATTACGGCAAGGTGCTCGAGAACGGCGACCTGACGATCGATTTCGATCGCGGCCACGGCGCGTTCCTCGTGCGTTATTATGGCAATCCACTGCCGATCAACCCGCGGACGTACCCGCTCGTCCTCGAGCCGATGCTGCCCTCGCTGGTCGAGAAGCTGGGCGAGGAGCACGACGCGGTGCTCGAGTTGCAGAGCATCATCACGGGCCTCGGGCACCTGCCGCCGCGGTGGGAGACGCAGAGGGCCAAGGTGATCGAGCGCCGGCGCGAGAAGGAGATCCTGAAGCGGCGGCTCGCGACCCTGGTCGCCGACACGCCCGACGTGGCGCGCGCGATCGACGAGCGCATCAAGGTGATGAACGGGCAGAAGGGCAACCCGAGGAGCTTCGACGCCCTGCACACGCTGCTCGAGGACCAGGCCTATCGATTGAGCTTCTGGCGCGTGGCCGCCGAGGAGATCAATTACCGCCGCTTCTTCGACATCAACGAGCTGGCGGCGATCCGCATGGAAAACCCGGCCGTCTTCGAGGAGGCGCACCGGCTGCTCTTCAAGCTCCTCGACGAGGGAAAGGTCACGGGCCTGCGGATCGATCACCCGGACGGGCTATGGGACCCGGCGAGCTATTTCTTCCGGCTGCAGCGCACCTACTTCCGGCACCGGGTGGAGCGCGCGCTCCAGGAGAAGAACCCGGGCGAGCAAAGCCCGGAGGCCATCGCGTCCGCCGCGTCGATATTGCTGTGCCGGCTCGACCGCGAGGTGGCCGAGCGCCCGCTCGACCCGCCCAGGCCGCTCTACATCGCCGTGGAGAAGATCCTCTCCCGCAACGAGGAGCTGCCCCTCGATTGGGCGGTGCAGGGGACGAGCGGCTACGAGTTCGCCACCCTCGTGGGGGCGCTCTTCGTCGATCGCACGTCGGAGCGGCAGATCACCTCGACCTACCGCACGTTCACCGGGCTCGAGCAGGATTTCAAGACGCTCATTTATCAGAAGAAGAAGGTCATCCTCGAGTCGTCGCTCGCGAGCGAGCTGAACGTCCTCGCGAGCTATCTGAATCGCATCTCGGAGCGCGACAGGCACACCCGCGATTTCACGCTGGGCGCGCTCACCGACGCGCTCCGGGAGGTGATCGCCTGCTTCCCGGTCTACCGATCGTACACCCACGAGGGGACGACCGACATGGCGCCCCGCGACGCCGCCGCGATCCTCGCCGCGTTGCGCGCGGCCCGGCGGCGCAACCCGACGACGGACGTGTCCATTTACTACTTCCTCGGCGAGATCCTCCTGCTCGAGCGCTCGTCGGAGATGTCGGAGGAGGACTACAAGACCCGCCGGGAGTTCGTGATGCGCTTCCAGCAGCTCACCGGACCCGTGACGGCCAAGGGGATCGAGGACACGGCATTCTACGTCTACAACCGCCTGGTCTCCTTGAACGAGGTCGGCGGCGAGCCGGAGCGCTTCGGGATCGACGTCGAGGAGTTCCACAAGGGCAATGCGATCCGGATGGAGCACTGGCCCCACTCGATGCTCGCGACCTCGACGCATGACACCAAGCGCAGCGAGGACGTGCGCTCGCGGATCAGCGTGATCTCCGAGCTGCCCGGGGAGTGGGACAAGACGCTCCGGAGCCTCGCCGACGCGGCCGAGCCATTCCGCTCGAAGCTCGAGGAGCACACGGCGCCGGACTGCAACGAGGAGTATCTCTATTATCAGACGCTCCTCGGCACCTGGCCGTTCGACGCCGAGTCCGCCTCGCCCGAGTACGTCGAGCGGATGGTCGAGTACATGCGCAAGGCGACGAAGGAGGCGAAGGTCAACACCTCCTGGATCAACGCCGACCCCACGTACGACGCGGCCATGGAGCAATTCGTCCGCAAGACCCTCGACCCGGGGCCCGAGGCGAAGGCGTTCCGCGAGGCGCTCCTGCCGCTCGCGCGCACGATCGCCTATCACGGGATGTGGGGGGCGCTGTCGCAGACGCTCTTGAAGCTCACCGCGCCAGGCGCGCCGGACATCTATCAGGGCAACGAGCTGTGGGATTTCAGCCTGGTGGACCCGGACAACCGCCGGCCGGTCGATTACGCGCTCCGGCGGCGCATGCTGGCCGAGATCACCGAGCGGCGGCGCGGAGGGGACGCGGGGCTCGCGCGGGCGCTCATCGAGGGCGCGAGCGACGGGCGCATCAAGCTCTTCGTCACGATGGTGGCGCTCGAGGCGCGCCGCGACTGGCCCGACCTCTTCGGCCAGGGCGCGTATTTGCCGATCGCGGTCACGGGCGGCAACCGCGAGCTCGTCGTTGCATTCGCGCGCCGGCACGGCGATCGGGAGCTTCTGGTCGTGGCCCCGCGCTTCTCCGCGCGGCTGTCGGCCGGGCGGCGCGAGCCGCCGGTGGGCGCGATCTGGGGCGATACCTCGCTGAAGCTCGAGGAGGGCGGGGGAGCCGAATACAAGAACCTGTTCACGGGCGAGAAGGTGACGGCCTCGGGGCTCTCGCTCCCGCTCTCCCGGGTGCTGGCCGACTTCCCGGTCGCGCTCCTCGCGCGATGA
- a CDS encoding response regulator has translation MSDSERAPASTTLLAGLTGVEERRRVIAHLRHELRTCLTAVIGYSEDLLETLKDPPEEVEGNLRALMNAGNAVLGSINELLGAEAIRDLTSEDLPPLVRKLGETCKAPAGTIEPLCVGLIAAAERANLYTIIPTLCRIQASGVMLMELLDGYALEESPRVLRGGIQIDLGASRGEVAEVAYQRGRLLIVDDNSVSRDVLRQWLARQGYDVDEASGGDAALEMIRGNEYDLILLDIIMPDKTGVEVLDVLHAEGRLGRAPVIMISAFDEFDGVVHCIERGADDFVSKPFNTVLLGTRIRNYLELKRHRDRERAYQATLREIRDAR, from the coding sequence ATGAGCGACAGCGAGCGCGCTCCCGCATCCACGACCCTCCTCGCCGGACTGACGGGGGTGGAGGAGCGCCGCCGGGTGATCGCCCACCTGCGCCACGAGCTGCGCACCTGCCTCACGGCCGTGATTGGATACAGCGAGGACCTGCTCGAGACCTTGAAGGACCCCCCCGAGGAGGTCGAGGGCAACCTGCGGGCGCTCATGAACGCGGGCAACGCCGTGCTCGGGAGCATCAACGAGCTGCTCGGGGCGGAGGCCATTCGCGATCTGACGAGCGAGGATTTGCCGCCCCTCGTCCGGAAGCTCGGCGAGACGTGCAAGGCGCCGGCGGGCACCATCGAGCCCCTGTGCGTGGGGCTCATCGCCGCGGCCGAGCGGGCCAATCTCTACACGATCATCCCGACGCTATGCCGCATCCAGGCCTCCGGCGTGATGCTGATGGAGCTGCTCGACGGCTATGCGCTCGAGGAGTCCCCGAGGGTCCTCCGCGGTGGGATCCAGATCGACCTCGGCGCGTCGCGGGGCGAGGTGGCCGAGGTGGCCTATCAGCGCGGGCGCCTGCTCATCGTCGACGACAACTCCGTCAGCCGCGACGTGCTCCGTCAATGGCTCGCCCGTCAGGGGTACGACGTGGACGAGGCGAGCGGCGGCGACGCGGCGCTCGAGATGATCCGGGGGAACGAGTACGACCTCATCCTGCTCGACATCATCATGCCCGACAAGACGGGCGTCGAGGTGCTCGACGTCCTGCACGCGGAGGGGCGCCTCGGGCGCGCGCCGGTGATCATGATCTCGGCGTTCGACGAGTTCGACGGCGTCGTGCACTGCATCGAGCGCGGCGCCGACGATTTCGTGAGCAAACCCTTCAACACGGTGCTGCTCGGCACGCGGATCCGCAATTACCTCGAGCTCAAGCGGCACCGCGATCGCGAGCGCGCTTATCAGGCGACCCTGCGCGAGATACGCGACGCGCGCTGA
- a CDS encoding addiction module protein, protein MDLAELETEALKLEPADRARLAEKLLESLEALSEEENQAVWLDEAARRDADLDADPSKGRPAEDVLRDVRARFG, encoded by the coding sequence GTGGACCTCGCCGAACTGGAAACCGAAGCCCTGAAGCTCGAGCCGGCCGACCGGGCGCGCCTCGCCGAGAAGCTCCTCGAGAGCCTGGAAGCGCTTTCGGAGGAGGAGAACCAAGCGGTCTGGCTCGACGAGGCGGCTCGCCGTGACGCCGACCTCGACGCCGACCCTTCGAAAGGGCGACCTGCCGAGGATGTCCTTCGCGACGTCCGGGCGCGCTTCGGATGA